In the Streptomyces sp. cg36 genome, one interval contains:
- the paaK gene encoding phenylacetate--CoA ligase PaaK: MEPLLDAAERLDRAELAALQLDRLRGSLRHAYENVGFYREAFDKAGIRPQDCRSLADLARFPFTTKADLRDHYPFGMFAVPQSAVRRVHASSGTTGRPTVVGYTERDLDTWADVVARSIRAAGGRPGDKVHVAYGYGLFTGGLGAHYGAERLGCTVIPASGGMTARQVQLIQDFRPDIIMVTPSYMLTLLDEFERQGIDPRTTSLRVGVFGAEPWTEEMRREIEERFAIDAVDIYGLSEVMGPGVAQECVETKDGLHIWEDHFYPEIVDPLTGEVLPEGERGELVFTSLTKEAMPVVRYRTRDLTRLLPGTARVFRRMEKVTGRSDDLVILRGVNLFPTQIEEIVLRTPGVAPHFQLRLTKEGRLDALTVRVEARTGAGSEQREAAARAIAAAVKDGIGVSVGVEVVDPETIERSVGKFKRIVDLRGGGTGG; the protein is encoded by the coding sequence ATGGAGCCCTTGCTGGACGCGGCGGAGCGGCTGGACCGTGCGGAGCTGGCGGCGCTCCAGCTGGACCGCCTGCGGGGCTCGCTGCGCCACGCGTACGAGAACGTGGGGTTCTACCGCGAGGCGTTCGACAAGGCGGGGATACGGCCGCAGGACTGCCGCTCGCTCGCGGACCTCGCCCGCTTCCCGTTCACCACCAAGGCGGATCTGCGCGACCACTACCCGTTCGGGATGTTCGCCGTCCCCCAGTCCGCGGTCCGCCGCGTCCACGCCTCCAGCGGCACCACCGGCCGCCCGACCGTGGTGGGATACACCGAGCGCGACCTGGACACCTGGGCGGACGTGGTGGCGCGCTCGATCCGCGCGGCGGGCGGCAGACCGGGCGACAAGGTCCATGTGGCGTACGGATACGGGCTGTTCACCGGCGGACTGGGCGCGCACTACGGGGCGGAGCGACTCGGCTGCACGGTGATCCCCGCCTCCGGCGGCATGACGGCCCGTCAGGTCCAGCTGATCCAGGACTTCCGCCCCGACATCATCATGGTGACCCCGTCGTACATGCTGACCCTGCTCGACGAGTTCGAGCGGCAGGGCATCGACCCCCGGACGACCTCGCTGCGGGTCGGGGTGTTCGGCGCCGAGCCGTGGACGGAGGAGATGCGCCGCGAGATCGAGGAGCGCTTCGCCATCGACGCGGTGGACATCTACGGGCTGTCGGAGGTGATGGGCCCCGGGGTGGCCCAGGAGTGCGTGGAGACCAAGGACGGCCTGCACATCTGGGAGGACCACTTCTACCCGGAGATCGTCGACCCGCTCACCGGTGAGGTGCTGCCCGAGGGCGAGCGCGGCGAGCTCGTCTTCACCTCGCTGACCAAGGAGGCCATGCCGGTCGTCCGCTACCGCACCCGCGATCTGACCCGGCTGCTGCCGGGCACCGCGCGGGTCTTCCGCCGGATGGAGAAGGTCACCGGCCGCAGCGACGACCTGGTGATCCTGCGCGGGGTCAATCTCTTCCCCACCCAGATCGAGGAGATCGTGCTGCGCACGCCCGGCGTCGCACCGCACTTCCAGCTCCGCCTCACCAAGGAGGGCAGGCTGGACGCGCTGACGGTCCGGGTGGAGGCGCGCACCGGCGCCGGGTCCGAGCAGCGCGAGGCGGCGGCGCGGGCGATCGCGGCGGCGGTCAAGGACGGCATCGGCGTCTCGGTGGGGGTGGAGGTGGTCGATCCGGAGACGATCGAGCGCTCGGTGGGCAAGTTCAAGCGGATCGTGGATCTGCGCGGGGGCGGCACGGGGGGCTGA
- a CDS encoding acyl-CoA synthetase, which produces MEYNLADLFESVVDVVPDREALVHLDHPGTGAERRLTYRQLDSAANRIAHHLLDSGVRPGEHLGLHLYNGVEYLQTVLGCLKARIVPVNVNYRYVEDELVYLYRDADLAALVFDAEFTGRVAGALPHTGKLRHLVRVGAPPEDAPELDAVPFAEAEAASSGARGFGPRSPDDLFIIYTGGTTGMPKGVMWRQEDLFFSGLGGGAPTGEPVSRPQELAERVAAGGSGITFFPTPPLMHGTSTLTAFIGFNFGQRIVIHRKFVPEEVLRTVEKERVTSMSLVGDAMLRPLIDALNGPLRGTDCSSLFSVSSSGAIMSETVRAQFSALVPNALLLNNFGSSESGFNGTATDDSGPANGFRLRVNSRTAVVDPATHEPVKPGEPGRIAQRGHVPLGYYNDPAKTAETFFQRGEERWVLLGDMATVDDDGIVTVLGRGSQCINTGGEKVYPEEVEQALKSHPDVYDALVAGVPDTTWGAQVAAVVQLREGAGPLSLADLQAHCRTSLAGYKVPRRLVIAAGIQRSPSGKADYRWARAVAAAGDSPAG; this is translated from the coding sequence GTGGAGTACAACCTTGCCGACCTGTTCGAGTCGGTCGTCGACGTGGTCCCCGACCGCGAGGCACTCGTCCATCTCGACCACCCCGGTACGGGCGCCGAGCGGCGGCTCACCTACCGGCAGCTGGACTCGGCCGCCAACCGGATCGCCCACCACCTCCTCGACAGCGGCGTCCGCCCCGGCGAGCACCTCGGGCTGCACCTGTACAACGGCGTGGAGTACCTCCAGACCGTGCTCGGGTGCCTCAAGGCCCGGATCGTCCCGGTCAACGTCAACTACCGCTATGTGGAAGACGAACTGGTCTACCTCTACCGGGACGCCGACCTCGCGGCGCTGGTCTTCGACGCGGAGTTCACCGGGCGGGTGGCCGGGGCCCTGCCGCACACCGGGAAGCTGCGCCACCTCGTCCGGGTCGGCGCCCCGCCCGAGGACGCGCCGGAGCTCGACGCCGTGCCGTTCGCCGAGGCCGAGGCGGCCTCCTCCGGCGCGCGCGGCTTCGGCCCCCGCTCCCCCGACGACCTCTTCATCATCTACACCGGCGGCACCACCGGGATGCCCAAGGGCGTGATGTGGCGCCAGGAGGACCTGTTCTTCTCGGGCCTGGGCGGCGGTGCGCCGACCGGCGAGCCGGTGTCCCGGCCGCAGGAGCTGGCCGAGCGGGTCGCGGCGGGCGGCTCGGGCATCACGTTCTTCCCCACGCCCCCCTTGATGCACGGCACTTCCACGCTCACCGCGTTCATCGGCTTCAACTTCGGCCAGCGCATCGTCATCCACCGCAAGTTCGTCCCCGAGGAGGTCCTGCGCACGGTGGAGAAGGAGCGGGTCACCAGCATGTCGCTGGTGGGGGACGCGATGCTGCGCCCGCTCATCGACGCGCTCAACGGCCCGCTGAGGGGCACCGACTGCTCCTCCCTGTTCAGCGTCTCCTCGTCCGGCGCGATCATGTCGGAGACGGTCCGGGCCCAGTTCAGCGCGCTGGTGCCGAACGCGCTGCTGCTCAACAACTTCGGCTCGTCCGAGTCCGGCTTCAACGGCACCGCCACCGACGACTCCGGCCCGGCCAACGGCTTCCGACTGCGCGTCAACTCCCGTACGGCGGTGGTCGACCCGGCCACCCACGAGCCGGTGAAGCCGGGCGAGCCCGGCCGGATCGCCCAGCGCGGCCATGTGCCGCTCGGCTACTACAACGATCCCGCGAAGACCGCCGAGACGTTCTTCCAGCGGGGCGAGGAGCGCTGGGTGCTGCTCGGGGACATGGCCACCGTCGACGACGACGGCATCGTCACCGTCCTGGGCCGGGGGTCGCAGTGCATCAACACCGGCGGCGAGAAGGTGTATCCGGAGGAGGTCGAGCAGGCGCTGAAGTCCCATCCGGACGTGTACGACGCGCTGGTGGCGGGCGTGCCGGACACCACCTGGGGCGCCCAGGTGGCGGCGGTGGTGCAGCTGCGGGAGGGCGCCGGGCCGCTCTCCCTGGCCGACCTCCAGGCCCACTGCCGCACCAGCCTGGCCGGTTACAAGGTGCCGCGCCGCCTGGTGATCGCCGCCGGCATCCAGCGCTCGCCCAGCGGCAAGGCGGACTACCGCTGGGCGCGGGCGGTCGCGGCGGCGGGCGACTCCCCCGCCGGGTGA
- the sigJ gene encoding RNA polymerase sigma factor SigJ, which produces MAAASREVPAAPAAREDAAAEFERHRPTLLGLAYRFLGSMWDAEDVVQDAFLRWLGTDRAQVRVPRAFLIKVVSRLALDQLRSARVTREAYTGPWLPEPVATDALGPLDTAELRDTVAFATVHLMERLTPPERAVFVLREAFELPYEDIADVVGATTAHCRQMFRRAGQHLTDGRERFAPDGTEHVELFTRFLAAARDGDLSGLTELLSEDVIAWNDGGGKVRAARRPVVGRAKVLAFLSGLLNRYALGEVRVVDANGGPALYTSMDDRTQITSLDVRDGRIHAIYAVLNPEKLGHVPV; this is translated from the coding sequence ATGGCAGCGGCATCGCGGGAGGTTCCGGCGGCCCCGGCGGCCCGGGAGGACGCGGCGGCGGAGTTCGAGCGGCACCGCCCGACGCTGCTCGGGCTCGCCTACCGCTTCCTCGGCTCGATGTGGGACGCCGAGGACGTCGTGCAGGACGCCTTCCTGCGGTGGCTGGGCACCGACCGGGCGCAGGTGCGGGTGCCCCGGGCGTTCCTGATCAAGGTGGTCTCCCGGCTCGCGCTGGACCAGTTGCGCTCGGCGCGGGTGACGCGGGAGGCGTACACCGGGCCGTGGCTGCCCGAGCCGGTGGCCACCGACGCGCTGGGGCCGCTGGACACGGCCGAGCTGCGCGACACCGTGGCCTTCGCCACCGTGCACCTGATGGAGCGGCTGACCCCGCCGGAGCGGGCGGTGTTCGTGCTCCGCGAGGCGTTCGAGCTGCCGTACGAGGACATCGCCGACGTCGTCGGCGCGACCACCGCCCACTGCCGCCAGATGTTCCGCCGCGCCGGGCAGCACCTCACCGACGGGCGCGAGCGCTTCGCGCCCGACGGGACGGAGCACGTCGAGCTCTTCACCCGGTTCCTGGCGGCGGCCCGGGACGGCGATCTGAGCGGGCTGACCGAACTGCTCAGCGAGGACGTCATCGCCTGGAACGACGGCGGCGGCAAGGTGCGGGCCGCGCGGCGCCCGGTCGTCGGCCGGGCCAAGGTCCTCGCCTTCCTCAGCGGCCTCCTCAACCGCTACGCGCTCGGCGAGGTCAGGGTCGTCGACGCCAACGGCGGCCCCGCCCTGTACACGTCGATGGACGACCGCACCCAGATCACCTCGCTCGACGTCCGCGACGGCCGGATCCACGCGATCTACGCGGTGCTCAACCCGGAGAAGCTCGGCCACGTCCCCGTCTGA
- a CDS encoding NAD-dependent epimerase/dehydratase family protein: MRVLVAGATGVIGRALVPLLTSVGHEVTGLSRSADRAAALARAGATSVVADALDPGALDRAVREAAPDAVVHLLTAIPAELNPRTMPRQFALTDRLRTEGTRNLIAAARAAGASRIIAQSVAFAYDPDGEGLANEDTPLWHNPPKQFRHALAAVRELEARTGDAGGLVLRFGHLYGPGSAFDTDGQFVRQIEAGRMPLVGGGPATFSFTHSQDAASAVAAALDKDVTGVLNIVDGDPARVSVWLPELARLLGAPAPKRLPTFLARLAVGGWGTAYLTRLRGADNARARLSLDWRPRHTSWRTGFEVELNGARAAAK; this comes from the coding sequence ATGCGCGTACTCGTCGCGGGCGCCACCGGAGTCATCGGCCGCGCCCTCGTGCCGCTGCTGACCTCGGTGGGCCACGAGGTGACCGGCCTCTCCCGCTCGGCCGACCGGGCCGCCGCGCTGGCACGGGCCGGGGCGACGTCCGTGGTGGCCGACGCGCTGGACCCCGGCGCGCTGGACCGCGCCGTGCGCGAGGCCGCCCCCGACGCCGTGGTCCATCTGCTCACGGCCATCCCCGCCGAGCTCAACCCCCGCACCATGCCCAGGCAGTTCGCCCTCACCGACCGGCTGCGCACCGAGGGCACCCGCAATCTGATCGCGGCGGCCCGGGCCGCGGGCGCGAGCCGGATCATCGCCCAGAGCGTCGCCTTCGCGTACGACCCGGACGGCGAGGGCCTCGCCAACGAGGACACCCCGCTGTGGCACAACCCGCCCAAGCAGTTCCGGCACGCGCTCGCCGCCGTACGGGAGCTGGAGGCGCGCACCGGGGACGCGGGCGGCCTGGTGCTGCGCTTCGGGCACCTGTACGGGCCGGGCTCGGCGTTCGACACCGACGGGCAGTTCGTGCGGCAGATCGAGGCGGGCCGGATGCCGCTGGTGGGAGGCGGCCCGGCCACCTTCTCCTTCACCCACTCCCAGGACGCGGCCAGCGCGGTGGCCGCAGCCCTCGACAAGGACGTCACCGGAGTCCTCAACATCGTCGACGGCGACCCGGCCCGGGTGAGCGTGTGGCTGCCCGAGCTCGCCCGGCTGCTCGGCGCCCCCGCGCCCAAGCGGCTGCCCACCTTCCTGGCCCGGCTCGCCGTCGGCGGCTGGGGCACGGCGTACCTGACCCGGCTGCGCGGCGCCGACAACGCCCGCGCCCGGCTCAGCCTGGACTGGCGACCGCGTCACACCTCGTGGCGGACCGGGTTCGAGGTCGAGTTGAATGGCGCACGGGCCGCGGCGAAGTGA
- a CDS encoding acyl-CoA synthetase: MNASPQPHSGARPGGGAQPPNGFWAQAAADPGRVVLTAPDGEEWTAGRLHAEVNRLVHGLRAAGLGRGDAFAAVLPNGVEFLTAYLAASQAGFYLVPVNHHLVGPEIAWIVADSGVKVLIAHERFADAATAAADEAGLAGEHRYAVGEVAGFRPYRQLLDGYGESVPDGRTLGWVMNYTSGTTGRPRGIRRPLSGNLPEETYLGGFLGIFGIKPFDGNVHLVCSPLYHTAVLQFAGAALHIGHPLVLMDKWTPQEMLRLIETYDCTHTHMVPTQFHRLLALPGEIRGRYDVSSMRHAIHGAAPCPDHVKRAMIEWWGSCVEEYYAASEGGGAFATAEDWLKKPGTVGRAWPISELAVFGDDGERLPAGQLGTVYMKMSTGGFSYHKDETKTRKNRIGDFFTVGDLGHLDEDGYLFLRDRKIDMIISGGVNIYPAEIESALLTHPAVADAAAFGVPHPEWGEEVKAVVEAAPGHEPGEALATAILAHCAERLAGYKRPRSVDFVAQLPRDPNGKLYKRRLREPYWEGHERPL, encoded by the coding sequence ATGAACGCGTCCCCCCAGCCCCACAGCGGAGCGCGGCCCGGCGGTGGCGCGCAGCCGCCCAACGGGTTCTGGGCGCAGGCCGCCGCCGACCCCGGCCGTGTCGTCCTGACCGCGCCCGACGGCGAGGAGTGGACGGCCGGGCGGCTGCACGCCGAGGTCAACCGGCTGGTCCACGGGCTGCGCGCGGCCGGTCTCGGGCGGGGCGACGCGTTCGCCGCGGTGCTGCCCAACGGGGTCGAGTTCCTCACCGCGTACCTCGCCGCGTCCCAGGCGGGGTTCTATCTCGTCCCCGTCAACCACCATCTCGTCGGGCCGGAGATCGCCTGGATCGTGGCGGACTCGGGCGTCAAGGTGCTCATCGCGCACGAGCGGTTCGCGGACGCGGCGACGGCGGCGGCCGACGAGGCCGGGCTGGCGGGCGAGCACCGGTACGCGGTCGGGGAGGTCGCGGGGTTCCGCCCGTACCGCCAACTCCTGGACGGGTACGGCGAGTCGGTGCCGGACGGGCGCACCCTGGGCTGGGTCATGAACTACACCTCGGGCACCACCGGCCGGCCGCGCGGCATCCGCCGCCCGCTCTCCGGCAACCTCCCGGAGGAGACCTACCTCGGCGGCTTCCTGGGCATCTTCGGCATCAAGCCGTTCGACGGGAACGTCCATCTGGTGTGCTCGCCGCTCTACCACACGGCCGTGCTCCAGTTCGCGGGCGCGGCGCTGCACATCGGGCACCCGCTGGTCCTGATGGACAAGTGGACGCCGCAGGAGATGCTGCGCCTGATCGAGACGTACGACTGCACCCACACCCACATGGTCCCGACCCAGTTCCACCGCCTCCTCGCACTGCCCGGCGAGATCAGGGGCCGGTACGACGTGAGCTCGATGCGGCACGCCATCCACGGCGCCGCCCCCTGCCCCGACCACGTCAAGCGGGCGATGATCGAGTGGTGGGGGAGCTGTGTGGAGGAGTACTACGCGGCGAGCGAGGGCGGCGGCGCCTTCGCCACCGCCGAGGACTGGCTGAAGAAGCCGGGCACGGTCGGCCGGGCCTGGCCCATCAGCGAGCTCGCCGTCTTCGGTGACGACGGCGAACGGCTGCCTGCGGGGCAGCTCGGCACCGTCTACATGAAGATGTCCACGGGCGGCTTCAGCTACCACAAGGACGAGACCAAGACGCGCAAGAACCGCATCGGGGACTTCTTCACCGTGGGCGACCTCGGCCACCTCGACGAGGACGGCTACCTCTTCCTGCGCGACCGCAAGATCGACATGATCATCTCGGGCGGCGTCAACATCTACCCGGCCGAGATCGAGTCCGCCCTGCTCACCCATCCGGCCGTCGCCGACGCCGCCGCGTTCGGCGTCCCCCACCCGGAGTGGGGCGAGGAGGTCAAGGCGGTCGTCGAGGCCGCGCCCGGCCACGAGCCGGGGGAGGCGCTCGCCACCGCGATCCTGGCGCACTGCGCCGAGCGGCTCGCGGGCTACAAGCGCCCCAGGTCCGTCGACTTCGTGGCGCAGCTGCCCCGCGACCCCAACGGCAAGCTCTACAAGCGCAGGCTGCGCGAACCGTACTGGGAGGGCCACGAGCGCCCGCTGTGA
- a CDS encoding penicillin acylase family protein, whose amino-acid sequence MALRTRAGRARRLALASIALLTASASLSPVASAQDRGRDHHPSGGGLSATIRYTEYGIPHILAKDYADLGFGTGYAQAADEVCTLADGFVTLRGERSRWFGPDAAPDGSLSSAAKNLSSDLYFKGVRDTGTVEKLLATPAPAGPSGRAKELMRGWTAGYNAWLKQNRITDPTCQGAPWVRPVTVTDVAARAFAMSVLGGQGRGADGITSAQPPTSAPAPTAPDPAAAARAAERLFAADQADMGSNAVAFSGAATADGRGLLLGNPHYPWHGGRRFWQMQQTIPGELNVSGAALLGTPTMSIGFNDKVAWSHTVATGVTLNLHQLALDPADPTAYLVDGRAEHMTRRTVTVPVKGGAPVTRTQWWTRYGPVVSGLGPSLPLPWSRTTAFALNDPNALNLRAADTSLGFSRARGTADVLSALRRTQGLPWVNTVAADAAGHSLFTQSQVLPRITDELAARCSTPLGKAVYPASGVAVLDGSRGDCALGSDPDAVQPGIFGPARMPVLKDAAYAENSNDSAWLANADHPLTGYERIFGTVATARSLRTRGAVEDVSALAARGGLKVADLQRQEFTDRAPAGSLAAADTAAACAALPGGTAVNSAGTAVDVSGACPVLARWDRTVNTGSRGALLFDRYWRRLTATASPADLWKVPFSAADPVRTPSGLNTASPLVARALADAVGELRAAGLALDAPLGQGQFVVRDGRRLPLAGGTEALGVWNKVEGIWDPAAGYTEVSTGSSHIQAVGWDGGHCPVARTLLTYSQSDNPRSPHHSDQTKLYSQGRWVTSRFCERDILSSPALRVVRVREHR is encoded by the coding sequence TTGGCTCTCCGTACCCGCGCGGGCCGCGCCAGACGGCTCGCCCTCGCCTCGATAGCCCTGCTCACCGCGTCGGCCTCACTGTCGCCGGTGGCCTCGGCCCAGGACCGCGGCCGGGACCACCACCCTTCGGGCGGCGGTCTGTCGGCCACCATCCGCTACACCGAGTACGGCATTCCCCACATCCTCGCCAAGGACTACGCCGACCTCGGCTTCGGCACCGGCTACGCCCAGGCGGCCGACGAGGTCTGCACGCTGGCCGACGGATTCGTGACCCTGCGCGGGGAGCGGTCACGCTGGTTCGGCCCGGACGCGGCCCCGGACGGCTCCCTCTCCTCGGCCGCCAAGAACCTCTCCAGCGACCTGTACTTCAAGGGGGTCCGGGACACCGGCACGGTGGAGAAGCTGCTCGCCACCCCGGCGCCGGCCGGACCCAGTGGCCGGGCCAAGGAGCTGATGCGCGGCTGGACCGCGGGCTACAACGCCTGGCTGAAGCAGAACCGGATCACCGACCCCACCTGCCAGGGCGCACCCTGGGTGCGCCCGGTCACCGTCACGGACGTGGCCGCGCGCGCGTTCGCGATGTCCGTGCTCGGCGGGCAGGGCCGCGGCGCCGACGGCATCACCTCGGCCCAGCCGCCCACGTCCGCCCCGGCGCCCACCGCCCCGGACCCGGCCGCCGCCGCGCGGGCCGCCGAGCGGCTCTTCGCCGCCGACCAGGCGGACATGGGCTCCAACGCGGTCGCGTTCAGCGGCGCGGCCACCGCCGACGGGCGCGGGCTGCTGCTGGGCAATCCGCACTACCCCTGGCACGGCGGCCGGCGCTTCTGGCAGATGCAGCAGACCATCCCCGGCGAACTGAACGTCTCGGGCGCGGCGCTGCTCGGCACGCCCACCATGAGCATCGGCTTCAACGACAAGGTGGCCTGGAGCCACACCGTGGCCACCGGCGTCACCCTCAATCTGCACCAGCTGGCACTGGATCCGGCCGACCCGACCGCGTACCTGGTGGACGGCCGGGCGGAGCACATGACGCGCCGCACGGTGACCGTGCCGGTCAAGGGCGGTGCGCCGGTGACGCGCACCCAGTGGTGGACGCGGTACGGACCGGTGGTCTCGGGGCTCGGGCCCTCGCTGCCGCTGCCCTGGAGCAGGACCACCGCGTTCGCGCTCAACGACCCCAACGCGCTCAACCTGCGCGCCGCGGACACCTCCCTGGGCTTCTCCCGGGCGCGTGGCACCGCCGACGTGCTCAGCGCCCTGCGCCGGACCCAGGGCCTGCCCTGGGTGAACACGGTGGCCGCCGACGCGGCCGGGCACTCCCTGTTCACCCAGTCCCAGGTCCTCCCGCGCATCACCGACGAGCTGGCCGCGCGCTGCTCGACTCCGCTGGGCAAGGCGGTCTACCCGGCCTCCGGCGTCGCGGTCCTGGACGGCTCGCGCGGCGACTGCGCCCTCGGCTCGGACCCGGACGCCGTGCAGCCGGGCATCTTCGGCCCCGCCAGGATGCCGGTCCTCAAGGACGCGGCGTACGCGGAGAACTCCAACGACAGCGCCTGGCTCGCCAACGCCGACCATCCGCTGACCGGATACGAGCGGATCTTCGGCACCGTGGCCACCGCCCGCTCCCTGCGCACGCGCGGCGCGGTCGAGGACGTCTCGGCGCTCGCGGCCAGGGGCGGCCTCAAGGTCGCCGACCTCCAGCGGCAGGAGTTCACCGACCGGGCGCCCGCCGGTTCGCTGGCCGCGGCGGACACCGCCGCGGCGTGCGCGGCCCTGCCGGGCGGCACGGCGGTCAACAGCGCGGGGACGGCCGTCGACGTCTCCGGCGCCTGCCCGGTGCTGGCCCGCTGGGACCGTACGGTGAACACCGGCAGCCGGGGCGCGCTCCTCTTCGACCGGTACTGGCGGCGGCTGACCGCCACCGCGTCCCCGGCCGACCTGTGGAAGGTGCCGTTCTCGGCCGCCGACCCGGTGCGCACCCCGAGCGGTCTCAACACCGCGTCGCCCCTGGTGGCGCGGGCCCTGGCCGACGCGGTCGGCGAGCTGCGCGCGGCCGGCCTCGCGCTGGACGCGCCGCTGGGCCAGGGCCAGTTCGTGGTGCGCGACGGCAGGCGCCTGCCGCTGGCGGGCGGCACGGAGGCGCTGGGCGTCTGGAACAAGGTGGAGGGGATCTGGGACCCGGCCGCCGGCTACACCGAGGTGTCCACCGGGTCCAGCCACATCCAGGCGGTCGGCTGGGACGGCGGGCACTGCCCGGTGGCCCGCACCCTGCTCACGTACTCCCAGTCGGACAACCCCCGTTCGCCGCACCACAGCGACCAGACGAAGCTGTACTCGCAGGGGCGCTGGGTCACCTCGCGGTTCTGCGAGCGGGACATCCTGTCCTCGCCCGCGCTGCGGGTGGTACGGGTGCGCGAGCACCGCTGA
- a CDS encoding NAD(P)H-dependent flavin oxidoreductase, whose product MQTELSRRLGAEHAIFGFTPFPAVAAAITRAGGFGVLGAVRYTAPDDLARDLDWMQDHTDGLPYGLDVVMPARKVEGVTEADVEAMIPDGHRQFVRETLAKHGVPELADGEPSGWRITGWMEQVARDQLDVAFDYPIKLLANALGSPPADVVARAHARGVLVAALAGSAKHARHHAGAGIDIVVAQGYEAGGHTGEIASMVLVPEVVDAVGPLPVLAAGGIGCGAQVAAGLALGAQGVWLGSLWLTTTEADLHSRALTRKLLAAGSGDTVRSRALTGKPARQLRTEWTDAWDDPSGPGTLPMPLQGLLVAEALSRIQKYEVAPLLGTPVGQIVGRMNSERTVQEVFDDLTRGFERAVDRIDRIAGRSGS is encoded by the coding sequence ATGCAGACGGAGCTGAGCAGACGGCTGGGAGCCGAGCACGCCATCTTCGGTTTCACCCCGTTCCCCGCGGTGGCCGCGGCGATCACCCGGGCCGGGGGGTTCGGTGTCCTCGGCGCGGTCCGCTACACCGCCCCCGACGACCTCGCCCGCGACCTCGACTGGATGCAGGACCACACCGACGGGCTGCCGTACGGGCTCGACGTGGTGATGCCCGCCCGCAAGGTCGAGGGCGTCACCGAGGCCGATGTGGAGGCCATGATCCCGGACGGGCACCGGCAGTTCGTGCGCGAGACCCTCGCCAAGCACGGCGTGCCCGAACTCGCCGACGGCGAGCCGTCCGGCTGGCGCATCACCGGCTGGATGGAACAGGTGGCCCGCGACCAGCTCGACGTCGCCTTCGACTACCCGATCAAGCTGCTCGCCAACGCGCTGGGCTCGCCGCCCGCCGACGTCGTCGCCCGCGCCCACGCGCGCGGCGTCCTGGTGGCGGCCCTCGCGGGCAGCGCCAAGCACGCCCGCCACCACGCCGGGGCGGGCATCGACATCGTCGTCGCCCAGGGGTACGAGGCGGGCGGCCACACCGGCGAGATCGCCTCCATGGTGCTGGTGCCCGAGGTCGTCGACGCGGTCGGCCCGCTGCCCGTGCTGGCCGCCGGGGGCATCGGCTGCGGTGCCCAGGTCGCCGCCGGGCTCGCCCTCGGCGCCCAGGGCGTCTGGCTCGGCTCCCTCTGGCTCACCACCACCGAGGCCGATCTGCACTCGCGCGCCCTCACCCGCAAACTGCTCGCGGCGGGCTCCGGCGACACCGTCCGCTCCCGCGCCCTCACCGGCAAGCCCGCCCGGCAGCTGCGCACCGAGTGGACGGACGCCTGGGACGACCCGAGCGGCCCGGGCACCCTGCCGATGCCCCTCCAGGGACTGCTGGTCGCCGAGGCGCTGTCGCGGATCCAGAAGTACGAGGTGGCACCGCTGCTCGGCACACCGGTCGGCCAGATCGTCGGCCGGATGAACTCCGAACGCACCGTCCAAGAGGTCTTCGACGACCTGACCCGGGGGTTCGAGCGGGCCGTCGACCGGATCGACCGCATCGCCGGAAGGAGCGGGTCATGA
- a CDS encoding crotonase/enoyl-CoA hydratase family protein — MGGTEHLDLRREGATLVLTLNRPQARNALSLSMLVGLHDGWLEADADDTVRSIVLTGAGGAFCAGMDLKALAGGGMAGEEHRDRLKADPDLHWKAMLRHHRPRKPVIAAVEGVCVAGGTEILQGTDIRVAGESATFGLFEVRRGLFPIGGSTVRLQRQIPRTHALEMLLTGRPYTAAEAHSIGLIGHVVPDGTALERALAVAEQINACGPLAVEAVKASVYETAELTETDGLAAELARGWPVFDTADAKEGARAFAEKRPPVYRRA, encoded by the coding sequence ATGGGCGGCACCGAACACCTCGACCTCCGGCGCGAAGGCGCCACACTCGTCCTCACCCTGAACCGGCCGCAGGCCAGGAACGCGCTCTCGCTGTCCATGCTGGTCGGCCTCCACGACGGCTGGCTGGAGGCGGACGCCGACGACACCGTCCGCTCGATCGTCCTGACCGGCGCGGGCGGCGCGTTCTGCGCGGGCATGGACCTCAAGGCCCTGGCGGGCGGCGGCATGGCGGGCGAGGAGCACCGGGACCGGCTCAAGGCCGACCCGGACCTGCACTGGAAGGCGATGCTCCGCCACCACCGCCCCCGCAAACCCGTGATCGCGGCCGTCGAGGGCGTCTGTGTGGCGGGCGGCACCGAGATCCTCCAGGGGACCGATATCCGCGTCGCGGGCGAGAGCGCCACCTTCGGCCTCTTCGAGGTGCGGCGCGGACTCTTCCCCATCGGCGGCTCCACCGTCCGCCTCCAGCGCCAGATCCCGCGCACCCACGCCCTGGAGATGCTGCTCACCGGACGGCCCTACACCGCCGCCGAGGCGCACTCCATCGGGCTGATCGGGCACGTCGTGCCCGACGGCACCGCCCTGGAGCGGGCCCTGGCGGTCGCCGAGCAGATCAACGCCTGCGGCCCGCTCGCCGTCGAGGCGGTCAAGGCGTCGGTGTACGAGACGGCGGAGCTGACCGAGACCGACGGCCTCGCCGCCGAACTCGCGCGCGGCTGGCCGGTGTTCGACACCGCCGACGCCAAGGAAGGCGCCCGCGCCTTCGCCGAGAAGCGCCCGCCCGTCTACCGGCGCGCCTGA